The Labeo rohita strain BAU-BD-2019 chromosome 22, IGBB_LRoh.1.0, whole genome shotgun sequence genomic sequence aatcaTTACAACTTTGTATTCAATGGAAACAATTCTAACCTCATTATTGGAACATATATTTCTATACACAGGAATTTTAAGTGATCACAACAATTCTTTACCACCATCTTGGTATTCAAAATTGACTACATTGGCCCATACtctttgtggtgaaatgttAATGAGCCCCACTGACATGCAGTGTACATTAGATGTTTCTTGGCAAGAGAATTTTTGAAAAGTTTGTGTTTTGGACCATGAAATGCTGTTGAGGTATCTTGATTGGTGTACAAAATTTAGAAAAGCTGGTGGTGCTTTTTGATTAGATGTTTATACACTCATGCCAACAGGAACTCCTGGAGAAAAGACAATGTTGATTATTTGCAACAAATTCCAGTTTCTATTGTCTTGTGGCACCACATCACCAAAACATAATGGGGTATTcttaaaaaagacagaaagttTGAATAAAATTCAGACACAAACTGTTGCTACTCAATCACGAAAgatgattttcatttaaaacatatatggCTAATTCAGTAATTTTGCTCTCAGTTCCTTAACTCTTGGTGACTCCTTGGTGTTCCCTACATCAATCATGTAGATTGTTGTCTGAATGAAAGTGTAAAAATGAAGGAGCGCCTCATCATAcgctaaattaaaaacaaagtgTGCTTTAAATAGCTCATCGAATGCACTGAGGGAAGTATCCGACTGACAGGGGATGAGATTCTTATCTAGAGCTATGTAGAAGTGCTCAATCTGATCGCGGTTCCTGCCAACAGCAAGGAGGTATGGCTGTCTTCCTTCTCGTTTCTGAAAATGTTGCTCAAGGCAGGAACGAGACTACAAAGAGACAGATGAAAATCATTTTACAAGATGCAGTCacataataatgaaaaagaaaaacttagGAAATTCAGGAAGATTTAAAGTAGTCACATTCCTAGTCTCATTACCTTCTGATACACCACAAGCCTGTTTATGGCATCTGATGCACTAATTTTTGAGACCTTCTTTCCAGGTGTCGGTGGTAGTAGATGGAGCAGCAAAAGCAATGTTGCCATGTCACTGTCCCAGTCTAAAATTGAGATATAATTGACAAGGACTTTATCCagaaaatgttttcatgaaGGCATATGCTTTGAGGCTACCAGTTTAAAGGAGTATGCAAATAAATGAAGttgagaaaataacattttaccaGAACAATGTTCACTGTCTCTCTGGTTGTTTGCTGACAGAAGAAGTGAGCGCACAACAGCAGTTGAAGTCAAGCCTATGGCTTCTTCAATGATTTTTGCCTTGAAAGTGGTATCCCACATTTCAAGCAACTTGGACGATGTTTCAGGACTGAAGAGTAGTGAGAAGTCTTgattcaactttaaaaaaaaaaaaaaagcacaagtAAGAATTCTAAATATTGCCCATTATTCTTTGAATAAGCAGTTTGAATCTCCAAACTTACAAGTCCTTTAGTGTTTAGAAATGTAGGAAAGGTCTTCAGAATATCTGCCGTCTTGTTTGGGTCATGAACAAGCCTATGCCTATAGTAAAAAGTCTCCCTCATTTTGAGTAAGATCTGTGCTTCATCTGTGGAATGAGTAAGAAAGGCAATTGCCTCTCTTAAAGTATCCTCATCCTGCTGCTCAGAGCTGGAACATCTGTTCCAAGAAGGTCCACTCAAGCCAGTCTCACTTCTTTTGGAGATGCTAGGCTTATTTCGCTTCTTGGCGTTCCTCTGAACAGTCTTCAGTCGCCATGCAATGTATCCAGTCCCACTGTCTGCATCATAAAAATGTTCCTATGGCATTTCAAGGAACATTATAAGATCCATTATTCACAGGGTCAACCTAGACAGCTTCAGTATACAATACACAAGTTAaggcaggggtcaccaaacttgttcctggagagccgatgtcctgtagagtttacctcccactttcctcaacacacctgcctggaagtttcaagtatacctagtaagaccttaattagctggttcaggtgtgtttgattagggttggagctaaactctgcagggacaccggttCTGCAGAGGGATCTGGTGACCCCTGAGTTAAGAATACTCACATAGCCTTTTTTGGAAAACGGATCCTTTAGTGATGGGAAAAGAGTCACAACACCTAGAGCATACATCTCCTTCTGGTTCCTTGTGGGAATTCTCCTtaaagagcaaaaacaggcTATACAtaagcaaaaacacaacaatCATGTGTACAAACATGACAGCAAGTGTACAAACAGCAGCAGGAATATTAGGCTGCTAAACCATAATGTCCACCTAATAACACTGCAGTCATGAGGGGTTCACCCTCCCTGTATACTGGATACAGAATCTATTACTCAAAATGTTCCTGAAGTCAGTCTCAATAGGCTGATTCTACCAGTAAATTTTGCAGCCTGAGGACTGGTTTCTCAAATCAAGCCTGAGACTGgtttctcacaaaaaaaaaaaaaaaatggttgtttCCATATCTCCATTTTTCTGCAGCATAGGGATTTCCTCTCAGGGCCAAAGCATACCAGTACCTGTTCGGCCTAGTCTTAAGCCCTTGCACTTTCACAAAATGCATCAATGCCACTTTGGCTCTTCTAAGACTCTAGGgaaggggtgctcaaccctgttcctggagatctaccatcctgcagagttcagctccaaccctgatcaaatacacctgaaccaactaattaggatctgaaggagcacttgataattacagacaggaatgtttgatcagggttggaaccaaactctgcaggaaggtagatctccaggaacagggttgggcacccctgcactAGGGCAAGCGTGGGCAAACTCCCAAGACCGAGTTTGCCCATGCCTGCTCTATGGCATCCGTGTTTTCAATTTTTATATGACTGGTTAATAGTAGCCCAGCTGCAAGGAAGCACAGCATGGAAGCACGGCATTGACCATATAAAGCGCTTGGGGTCAAGACTCAATGGCAACAGTTGTCTCTTACACATTATCGAATCGATTCTGGCAGCAGTGACCAGAATCGAGCTAGGCCAGTTCATTACTGTGAAACAGTTTCAGAGACTGTTAGAGCTCATGGCAGCAGTGTCCAATGATACATTTTGGCCTGTGTACATGAAACCTCTGCAGTGCTGGCTTGGCACATTCCTTGGTCATGTGGAAGAAGCCTTGGATGGGGATAAGTGAACTTGTTAACTTTTAACCCCATTCTGGCAGTCCTGAGTGTGATTTTCAGACCTTGTAACACTCCTAGATCGCCTCCCATGGAAGATCCCAACCAGGAGTGACCTTCTCACACATGCTGGGGGCATGATATTTCACCCCCAGTTAGAGAGGTGGAAGCTGTGGGTCTGGTCCCTGAGAGG encodes the following:
- the LOC127153485 gene encoding uncharacterized protein LOC127153485: MLLIRVRYQDSRKFIRLQDGFTFADFVNEVHSRFGLPPETNLQIYDDTETEIDEDILQDVLIERPDTSLIIVRRENEEMLSDATSSSWTDILSLSHSSCELDQMPERPYKKSKTDDAAAEAKEMVRSALKQTSGGDAVLAEYSSKNTLSSEMRRVLVNILVGHMVEIHGRIPTRNQKEMYALGVVTLFPSLKDPFSKKGYEHFYDADSGTGYIAWRLKTVQRNAKKRNKPSISKRSETGLSGPSWNRCSSSEQQDEDTLREAIAFLTHSTDEAQILLKMRETFYYRHRLVHDPNKTADILKTFPTFLNTKGLLNQDFSLLFSPETSSKLLEMWDTTFKAKIIEEAIGLTSTAVVRSLLLSANNQRDSEHCSDWDSDMATLLLLLHLLPPTPGKKVSKISASDAINRLVVYQKSRSCLEQHFQKREGRQPYLLAVGRNRDQIEHFYIALDKNLIPCQSDTSLSAFDELFKAHFVFNLAYDEALLHFYTFIQTTIYMIDVGNTKESPRVKELRAKLLN